From the genome of Pseudomonadota bacterium:
TAATTTTGCTTGGCTAAATGCTAAGAGCTAACTGCTTAACTTAAGTTAAAACTGAACGCTGGAGGCTGAAGCCTCTCAGCTTAGAGGTGAGAATGGATCAGGCAGCATCATTAAAGGATAAAGGGCGTCAAACCCGGGTTATTGCGGTAGCCAGTGGCAAGGGAGGGGTTGGGAAGACTAATGTAGTGGCTAATCTGGCTTGCGTTCTGGCTGATTCCGGCCGGAAAGTCATGATTCTTGATGCGGATCTGGGCCTGGCCAACCTTGATGTACTGTTAGGTTTTGCTCCTCAACATAATCTTTCTCATGTACTTTCCGGTGAAAAAGACCTGGCGGATATTGTTATTGACGGACCTAAAGGAATCAAGGTAATTCCAGCTTCTTCCGGTATCCAGGAAGTCACCCATATGGGTACTCAGGAACAGCGAATCCTGTTGGATCAAATGGAAATGTTTGATGGCCGGTTTGATTATCTTATCATAGATACGGCAGCTGGAATTTCTGAAATGGTTACCAGTTTTCTGGTGGCAGCTCATACCTCCGTTGTGGTGGTAACCCCGGAGCCCACCTCCATGACCGATGCCTATGCGCTGATTAAAGTTCTACATAACCGGTTTGGTGAACAGCAATTTCAACTGTTGTTGAATTCTGTGCAGAATCTGAAGGAAGCCGAACAGGTATTTAATAAACTTAATCTGGTTTGTGAAAAATTCCTTGACATCTCCGTGGATTTTTTGGGATATATACCGTTTGATAAAGCTATTCCCGAGGCAGTACGTCGACAACGGGCAGTAGTGGACATGAATCCCGAAGCCGAGTCCAGTAAACAGTTTTTGCTGGTTGCCCGGGAGTTGGAGCGGACGCCGGTTAAAAAACAAACCGGTGGTCTGCAGTTTTTCTGGCGGAGATTACTTCATGGAGAGTTTGCTCGAGAGTGAAACAGGTGCCCTGCGTGAGCAGGGTGCTGAGGCGCTTGTTTTAGAGTACCTGCCTCTCATTCAGCGGATTGCTCAACGTATTTCTTCCCGTTTGCCGGACAATGTTGATCTCAATGATTTGATTAACAGTGGTGTTATCGGTCTGATAGATGCCATTTCCAAATTTGATTCTTCCCGTAAAATCAAGTTTAAAACCTATGCTGAAATCCGGGTCAGGGGGGCGATTCTCGATGAATTGCGAGCTCAGGACTGGGCTTCTCGTAGTCTGAGAAGCGACAGCAACCTGCTGGAAAATACTTACAATTACCTGGAACAGAAGTTGGGCCGGCCGGCGGAAGATGGGGAAATGGCCGGGGCACTTAATATCTCCCTGGAAGAGTTTTATAAACTGTTGGGTAAGGCGAAGGGCATATCGCTGGTCAATTTTGAAGATATGCATTTCGAAAATGGCGAGGAGCTTCGAGATCCCTATGAGTTTGTCCGTTTATTGGATGGAGATGACCCATTTGATTTGTTTAAAGACAAGGAAATGCATAATTTTCTGGTTGAGGCTATCGATCAGCTGCCGGAACGTGAACGCCTGGTTTTATCACTTTACTATTTTGAAGACCTGAACCTGAAGGAAATTGGGCTGATTCTGGAAGTTTCGGAATCAAGGGTTTGCCAGATGCGCACCAAAGCCATCATTCATTTGAAAAATAAGACCAGGCAGGCTCGTTTGACGAAAAATAACAAAGGAATGAAATCATGAATCTTGATATGAAAATTCTGGTTGTTGATGATTTTTCGACTATGCGCCGGATTATTAAAAATATTCTCCGTCAGCTTGGCTTTACTAATGTACAGGAAGCTGATGATGGGGTTACGGCCTGGCCCAAGATTCAGTCCGAACCCTTTGATTTGATAGTTACTGACTGGAATATGCCAAAAATGTCAGGGTTGGAGTTGTTGAAAGCCATCAGGGGTGATGAAGATCTGAAAGATCTGCCGGTGTTGATGGTAACCGCGGAAGCACTCAAGGAAAATATTATTGAGGCAGTCAAGGCCGGGGTCAGTAATTATATTGTCAAACCTTTTACCGCTGAAACCATGCAGGAGAAGTTGAATAAAATTTTTGGTGAGTAGTACCACTTCAGTTTTTTAACTGTTTTTTAAGCCATGCATATTCGTATTTGGGGTGCATGGCTTTTTTTTTGGCAAGTATTCAGTGCCCATTTGGAAATACGGCTTTTAAGGATGAGCACTATTTACTTTTTTGCCAGCCGTCTTCCCCGGTTAGCGGAACAAAGGAGCAGAGGAATAGCTCACTGGTTTCCAGCTTGTTATCCATTTTTTTGATTACGGTGAGCATCTGGTAGCCGAGAGGTCCTACAGGGATGACCAACCGGCCGTTTTCAACCAGTTGCTCGGTAAGTGCTTTCGGAGTATGGGGGGCCCCGGCGGTGACGATGATGGCATCATAAGGGGCTTTGGGAGGGTAGCCAAGGCTTCCATCACCAACAATGATGTGGATGTTATCATAACCAATCTCCTTTAGTATTTTTGCCGCGTTGTCCGCCAGATTCTGGTGAATTTCCATCGAAACCACTTCGTCAGCCAGTTCGGCCAGTACTGCTGTCTGGTAACCGGAGCCGGTCCCGATTTCCAGCACTTTTTTGCCGGGGCTGATAAGGTCTAGCTGTTCAGTCATGGCCGCAACCATGTATGGTTGGGAAATAGTCTGGCCTTTGCCGATTGGCAGAGGATGGTCATGGTAGGCATCGCCGTGCATTCCGGGAGGGACAAAGCGATGTCGTTCAACATTTTCCATGGCTCTCAGGACCCGGGGGTCAGAAATCCCTCTGGAAATGAGCTGTCTTTCTATCATTTCTTTCCGTAGTTTTTTGTAATCCATAGCCTTCCCTTGTTCAAACGATTGTTTACTGAATTCCTACCTGTAGTATAACGTGATCTGCGGATAGTTCCGGGGACAGGATATATAACTATCCGGTAGT
Proteins encoded in this window:
- a CDS encoding MinD/ParA family protein, translating into MDQAASLKDKGRQTRVIAVASGKGGVGKTNVVANLACVLADSGRKVMILDADLGLANLDVLLGFAPQHNLSHVLSGEKDLADIVIDGPKGIKVIPASSGIQEVTHMGTQEQRILLDQMEMFDGRFDYLIIDTAAGISEMVTSFLVAAHTSVVVVTPEPTSMTDAYALIKVLHNRFGEQQFQLLLNSVQNLKEAEQVFNKLNLVCEKFLDISVDFLGYIPFDKAIPEAVRRQRAVVDMNPEAESSKQFLLVARELERTPVKKQTGGLQFFWRRLLHGEFARE
- a CDS encoding FliA/WhiG family RNA polymerase sigma factor — its product is MESLLESETGALREQGAEALVLEYLPLIQRIAQRISSRLPDNVDLNDLINSGVIGLIDAISKFDSSRKIKFKTYAEIRVRGAILDELRAQDWASRSLRSDSNLLENTYNYLEQKLGRPAEDGEMAGALNISLEEFYKLLGKAKGISLVNFEDMHFENGEELRDPYEFVRLLDGDDPFDLFKDKEMHNFLVEAIDQLPERERLVLSLYYFEDLNLKEIGLILEVSESRVCQMRTKAIIHLKNKTRQARLTKNNKGMKS
- a CDS encoding chemotaxis response regulator CheY, producing the protein MNLDMKILVVDDFSTMRRIIKNILRQLGFTNVQEADDGVTAWPKIQSEPFDLIVTDWNMPKMSGLELLKAIRGDEDLKDLPVLMVTAEALKENIIEAVKAGVSNYIVKPFTAETMQEKLNKIFGE
- a CDS encoding protein-L-isoaspartate(D-aspartate) O-methyltransferase, coding for MDYKKLRKEMIERQLISRGISDPRVLRAMENVERHRFVPPGMHGDAYHDHPLPIGKGQTISQPYMVAAMTEQLDLISPGKKVLEIGTGSGYQTAVLAELADEVVSMEIHQNLADNAAKILKEIGYDNIHIIVGDGSLGYPPKAPYDAIIVTAGAPHTPKALTEQLVENGRLVIPVGPLGYQMLTVIKKMDNKLETSELFLCSFVPLTGEDGWQKSK